In a single window of the Nicotiana tomentosiformis chromosome 10, ASM39032v3, whole genome shotgun sequence genome:
- the LOC138900240 gene encoding uncharacterized mitochondrial protein AtMg00810-like, which yields MSNDITNINATKYMLTSKFDMKDLGVADLILGIKIYKTPQGLALSQDHYIQTILGKFRHLDFKVTKSSIDVNLALAKNKDQSILQLDYARIVVSEAFQVATMIEKLPPSWRDFKNYLKHKHKEMKLEDLVIRLKTEEDNKITAKKSRGNSMIMGANIIEETAPKSKKRKRSSRQTKEQNKKKFKGNCYNCEKSCVTI from the exons atgagtaatgacattacCAATATAAATGCGACTAAGTatatgctaactagcaagtttgatatgaaagacttgggagttgctgatttaattctgggtatTAAGATCTATAAGACTCCTCAGGGTTTGGCATTGTCACAAGATCATTATATTCAAACAATACTTGGAAAATTCAGGCACTTAGATTTTAAAGTTACAAAGTcttcaattgacgtgaatcttgcactaGCAAAGAACAAAGACCAAAGCATTttacaattggattatgctc GTATCGTAGTAagtgaagcatttcaagtggctacaatgattgaaaagttgcctccttcatggagagatttcaaaaattatctAAAGCACAAgcacaaagaaatgaagttggaagatcttgtgatacgTCTCAAGACTGAGGAAGATAACAAAATAACCGcaaagaagtctcgtggaaattcaatgattatgggagctaatatcattgaggagactgctccaaaaagtaagaagaggaagaggtcttctagacagactaaggagcagaacaagaaAAAATTCAAGGGCAACTGCTACAATTGTGAAAAAAGTTGTGTAACGATCTGA